One Myxosarcina sp. GI1 genomic region harbors:
- a CDS encoding iron uptake porin codes for MKNQLWRACLLSPLFLATLLVQEVSARDIASYNTELSQVTNVNQLRDVSPTDWAYEALRSLVDRYGCIAGYPNQTYRGSQALTRYEFAAGLNSCLNQIERLIASSEAIAREDLDTINRLTQEFEVELAAIGGRIDSLETRTAFLEDNQFSTTTKLGGEVSFALSQVFGDEKADGSGDIDSVTVFNFRSRLSFDTSFTGRDLLKVRLDALNTVPFGSGEEEDDPNVTGTGMTRTAFDEGSDGSVRIGKLYYTFAIGESGESERTAHGREDASRPVSSHSGHGHDEHEHDEENEAHGGHSEHLHGAAEGKLSFVIDAVGGEFNENFANYNEYFSEELTGAISRFGRFNPIYYQGLEGTGATANYNFSDAIALSVGYLAPRASEPLEGAGLFNGSYAAIAQASIQPTDSLGFGLTSDPAPPKGARERARRDLFAGILCTR; via the coding sequence ATGAAAAATCAACTTTGGAGAGCTTGTTTGCTAAGTCCTCTATTTTTAGCAACACTTTTAGTACAAGAGGTATCAGCCCGAGATATTGCTTCATACAACACAGAATTAAGTCAAGTTACTAACGTGAATCAGTTACGGGATGTTTCCCCTACGGACTGGGCTTACGAAGCATTACGTTCTTTAGTAGATCGCTATGGTTGTATTGCAGGCTATCCCAACCAAACATATCGTGGTAGTCAAGCTCTGACTCGTTATGAATTTGCTGCGGGGTTAAACTCTTGTCTCAATCAGATCGAAAGACTAATTGCTTCCTCTGAGGCGATAGCTAGAGAAGACTTAGACACAATTAACAGGCTTACCCAAGAGTTTGAAGTGGAACTAGCAGCTATTGGCGGACGTATTGATAGCTTAGAAACTCGTACTGCTTTTTTAGAGGATAATCAGTTTTCCACTACTACTAAGCTAGGCGGAGAAGTCAGTTTTGCTCTCAGTCAAGTTTTTGGTGATGAAAAAGCCGATGGTAGTGGCGATATCGATAGCGTCACCGTATTTAATTTTCGTTCTCGCTTGAGTTTTGATACTAGCTTTACGGGTAGAGACCTCTTAAAAGTACGTTTAGATGCTCTGAATACCGTTCCTTTTGGTTCGGGAGAAGAGGAAGACGATCCCAACGTGACAGGGACAGGTATGACTCGTACTGCTTTTGATGAAGGTTCTGATGGTTCGGTACGGATTGGTAAACTTTACTATACTTTCGCGATTGGGGAATCGGGTGAATCCGAACGGACAGCTCACGGGCGCGAAGACGCTTCGCGCCCCGTGTCCTCCCATTCGGGACACGGACACGATGAACACGAACACGACGAGGAAAATGAAGCACACGGGGGACATTCCGAACACCTTCATGGTGCAGCAGAAGGAAAGTTATCTTTTGTGATTGATGCGGTTGGTGGAGAATTTAACGAAAACTTTGCTAACTATAACGAGTATTTTTCGGAAGAATTAACGGGGGCAATATCTCGTTTTGGACGTTTTAATCCCATCTACTATCAAGGTTTAGAAGGAACAGGAGCTACGGCTAATTATAATTTTAGCGATGCGATCGCACTTTCTGTAGGTTATCTTGCCCCTCGTGCTAGCGAACCCTTAGAAGGAGCGGGTTTGTTTAATGGCAGCTATGCAGCGATCGCCCAGGCTAGTATCCAACCTACCGATAGTTTGGGCTTCGGTTTGACGAGTGACCCCGCGCCGCCGAAAGGCGCAAGGGAACGCGCTCGTCGTGACCTATTCGCGGGGATATTATGCACCAGATGA
- a CDS encoding iron uptake porin has protein sequence MTYSRGYYAPDELVVSGETGSETANAPFGEEIATSADHFGIQGKYELSDRLSISAWGGLSLAHALTDGDNEGIAVTDGDDATIFNWAVTLAFPDLLSEGSLGGIIFGQPPKVSSNDGGVEDEDSAWHVEAQYRYRLNDHVAINPGFFVVINPENSSDNDTIYVGTIRTIFEF, from the coding sequence GTGACCTATTCGCGGGGATATTATGCACCAGATGAGTTGGTAGTTTCGGGAGAGACAGGCAGCGAAACCGCTAATGCGCCTTTTGGTGAAGAAATTGCCACCTCTGCCGATCATTTTGGCATACAAGGAAAATATGAACTCAGCGATCGCTTAAGTATTTCTGCCTGGGGTGGTTTGAGTTTGGCTCATGCGTTAACGGATGGGGATAATGAGGGTATTGCAGTAACGGATGGTGATGATGCCACGATCTTTAACTGGGCAGTGACTTTAGCTTTTCCCGATCTCTTGTCTGAAGGCAGTTTGGGAGGTATTATCTTCGGACAGCCACCCAAAGTTAGTAGCAATGATGGTGGAGTAGAAGACGAAGATAGTGCTTGGCACGTTGAGGCACAGTATCGTTATCGGCTTAACGACCATGTTGCCATTAATCCTGGATTTTTTGTGGTGATTAACCCCGAAAACAGTAGCGATAACGACACTATTTATGTGGGTACGATCCGCACCATTTTTGAATTTTAA